Within the Methanobacterium sp. genome, the region CAAATACTAATACAATAAACCCATATATGGAATACTCCCCATGCAAATACAGTTGTTATTTTTGTTAGTAAGTGATAAATATTTTTTTCTGAATCCAAACTAATATACGATAATAGTTGGCCTTGTATATTTAGCAAAGGATAAATGGGGTTTTTGAACTAAAAAAAATTTATAAAAATAGATTATAGTAGGGGGAGGATTCATTGCTGGTGATAACATGGAATTAGGGATGAAAACGATCGTGTATGTTCAATATCTTCAATTGTTGACACAATTTATGCCTGTATAGATCTGAACATCATAGATTCTATCAAAGATATAAGAACACCCACCCTGGTTATTGCTGGAGAGAAAGATGTTTTCACTCCCACTCACCATGGGATGAAAATCAATGAAATTATTCCAAACTCAGAGATGAGAATTATTGATGATGGGTGTCATAATTTACTGGTAGAAAAGCCAGTTGAGACTTATTCGGTTATAAAATGGTTTTTAGATGTATTCATAAGATAGTTTACTATTTGATTAAAACACCATAATTTAAAAATAACTTCTTAAACAAATTGAAATATGTTTACTGATAAATACATAATGGTAATGTTCTCCTAGAAGAGAAACATGAGTACCTCAAATAATATGTTATACAATGGACTCTACTTCTACGACAACAGCGTGGTGGACATAACCAAGAATGTAAAACCCATCAGACCGGGAGAACTGGAATAACCTCAGTGAACGAGGAATACCTTAAGGAACAGTTGAAGTTGAGTTATTAGGGCATGTATTGCCTGGCTGGACACCAGGACACATATAGGACTCCGAAGCCAATAACTAAGCACTCCAGAAAAGGCAGGGATTCTTCGGGCCTGTCTGGAAGAGATTGGCTACCACAAGGGATGGATAGATGGAGAGACTATTTGAATACTGGCTGAGAACTCTAAGAAGACTGAATATGGGGAGTATTTGGTTGAATTGATTACTGGTGAGTTATAAAAATTAAAATTCAATGAACATAAGGTCGGGAAAAAGGAAGAAATGAATTTAAAATCGGAGAAGCTGTGAATATATTTTTCGAGAAAACCTAAAAAGGAGGAAAGAGTTAATTTAGTTTCTGGTTAATTTCTTAACGATAAACAAAATACTGTCATTTTATTATGATATGTAAAGTTACCACTGTAAATTATATTTTTAAAGACAGAACTCATTTTTTGCATTAAAGGAGGATCTTTAAAAGGACATTTAATAGATAATAAATTATCTACATCCATAATTTCTAATTCATAGATTGGATCGAAACCATTATCAAGTTTAAAATACTTTAATAAATATTTAATAAGCTTTTTAGATCTTTTTATTGACATGTCAGCCAATCCATAGAGCGAAACATCAAAAGTGAGTATTAACGTCCCATCTTTATCCAAAACCCTGTTTAATTCGTTTATAGCTTTTTTATAGTCTTTAAAATGTTCCAATACAGAAATTGAATAAATTAAATCAAACGAATTATCTTCAAATTGAAGATTGGTAATGTCAGAGTACTTGAAAGATACTGAATCATTTTTTATTTTATCAAAAATATTCTTTAAATTTTTATCATTGTCGGCGCATGTTATTGTTGCTCTATTATATTTTGAGGAAATGAAGAAAGGAAAAAATGTAAATCCAGATCCAGCATCCAAAATGTTTAAGTCATGTTTTTTTGAAACCGATTTTTTGATTTCTTGATAAACATATGGATATTCCCATTCACGGCTCCACCAATGAAATGGATCAGCAACCCATTTTTTGGAATAGTATTCCATATGATTTTTATTTTGATTAATAAAAACATTTGAAAATTTTTCTAACTCTATAAACAAATTACTTCTTAATAATTCTTTATGTAAATCCAATTTAGGATATCCTTGCTGAAGTTCTTTCATAATATCACGTATCAAATTAAAAATTTAATATCAAAATATATTTTATGCATAAGCAGTTTTTTAACATTTTTGATAAATGTTGAATTTTTTATACTTTTTGAGAAATTAAATTGAAAACTTTATAATTTATTGATAAATTTTATAATATGCTTCAATCGTTTTTTTGGCTATTTTATCCCAAGTAAAATTATTTTCAATAATTTTTGTTAACCCATGAGATTTTGGAGTTGCATATGACGAAACTAAAGCTTCACGTATACTATCTTTACTTCTAGGATCAATATACCATGCTTTATCTCCAAAATATTCCTTAGTTCCACCTACCTCAGTTATAACCAAATTTGAACCTGCTAATCCTGCCTCTAAAGCTACAAGTCCAGGAGTTTCTAAATAGCTGGGCAATGTTACTACTTTGGCTGCTTTATATGCTGACCGTAAAAGTTCAGATTGATGAAGGAGAGATGGGATAAAAATTACATTTTCATTTCCCTTCATTTGACATAAATCACCATATTCCTCAGCCTCTGTTTTTTTACCTATGATTACTAACTTTGTTTCTAGTTCACTTTCAACAAAAGCTTCAATTAATTTAATTACATTCTTTCGGGGCTCTAATCGCCCTACGAATAATATAAAATCATCAATACCATATTTTTCCATGAATACGTCTGTATTTCCGTATTTAAATCTGGATTCCACCCCATTTGGTATTATATTGCATTTTTCTTCAGATATTTGAGAAAATGTTTTCATTAAACATTTAAGTTCATCGTTAGTATTAGGTAATAACAAATCAGATATTTTGAAAAGATCTTCAAGATGTCGATTAGGATTTATATAGTTCAAATAAGAAATTTCTGAAAACTCTTTATTTAGACGTTTGTAAAACTTCCATAATAAAGCATAGAGCGAATTATGGGTTTCCTTGACAAAAATGGGGGAATCAAAAAAAATTGGGGATACAACAACCTTCAAACCATGAGATTTAGCATAATTCGCAATAGAAAGACTTTCTGATGGGAATGTTCTCGGACTAAAAATATGTACTATATCATATTCTTCTATCTTATCTCCCCACATATTAAATAATTTCACCATTACATCATCAGTTAAACTATTAATATGTTTCATGGTTTCTATCATCTGAGTTTCTACTCCACCATAAAGATTAAAACCTAATTGTTGATTTATGTAAAGAACTTTCATATTTACCCTTTATTTGATGATTTTTGACTCTTTACTAACAAAGTATAACCTTTATCTGATATACCCAAATATTTATCACTGATAAAACAAAAAGGATAAGCAACCAAAGTGATTAAATACCGCATATCACGAATAGGGGAACGACTTAACCCACTTTTAATAATTAGATAGTTGTAGACGAACGTGGATAGTGCGGATCTAATTAAATAATCACTTTTAATTAGTTCAAAATTATTAGAGATAAGTTTTTCTTTTAAAGACTCTAAGGAATAATAATTGACTACATAGAACTTTTTACGATGTATTTCTTTAAGTTCATTACTTATAGGATATGTAAAACTATCAACAGATAAAATAACATACCCATTTAGCTTTAAAACCCTATTCATCTCTTTCAAAGCCGTAACATCATCATCAAAGTGTTCCAAGGAACAACTAGAAACAATTTTATCAAAAAAATCGCTGGGATAAGGTAGTGATTCAGCATCCCCCACTTGAAAATCACAACTCATTTGCTCTTTAGCTGCAAATTTTTTAGCCAAATTTATGGAATTATTCGATCGATCAATCCCATAGATTTTACACCCATAACTAGCTAATTTAACACTTAATTCACCCGTTCCACAAGCTAAATCCAATATTACTTCATCTGTCTTTGGATCAATATATTCAAGTAATTTTGGCCACTCCATCATCCTTGAAAAGTCAATTGTCAGCATAGTCTTGAATATAAACTTTTTTAATATACTTTTCATATGCAAATTTATATGTTTTAACCTAATAAATATGTTGTAGAGTAAAAGAAATTTTTAAAAAACTTAAATTGGATACTATATTAAAAAAGCTTTTATAATAACAGGAAAAGATAGGGAAAAAATGCGCGTATTAATTATTAGTGGAGGATTACCCATTGACTATACTATTCAACTGGGTAATTCATTAAACAATAAAGGAGAAAAACTTATAATTTTAGTTGACAAGGAGGATTTGGATGAATTTGGAGAATATATTGAAAATGATGTATTAATACTAACAAAAAGGAAATTAAAAAGCTTTAAATTATTACTCTCAAATATTAATATATTGATAAATTTAATAAAAAAAATACGTCAAATGGAACCAGATATAATCCATATTCAAGGAGGAGACCCATTATCTATTATAATTCTCCCATTCCTTAAAAAACATACATTAATATCGACATTTCATGATGTAAGGGTCCATCCTGGTGTTAATCCACTATTAACTAGATTTGTACAATTTTATTTAAAAAAAAAATCTAGTGCTATTATTGTACATGGCAAAAAGCTGAAAGAAATTTTTTTAAGATCTAATGATTTTCCAGCAGATGCAGTCTATCCAATAAAAATGGGTGAAATAAATGTTAAGCCCTTTTTAAAATATTACGACGAGGATATTAAAGAAGATGACTCAATTTTATTTTTTGGATGGATTGGACTTCATAAAGGACTAATCTATCTTATAAAAGCTGCACCATTAATCAAAAGAGAATTTCCTAACTTTAAAATTGTTATAGCTGGCCAAACGGGCGAAGGAAAAACAAATAGAGAATATTTTGAACTTTGTAAAAGACAGATTAGTGATGACAATTACTTTGTTTTATACCCTTATCGTATTTCGTGGAAATTCGGAGCTGAATTATTACAGAAATGTAGTTTGGTGGTTTTACCATACATTGAAACTTCACAAAGTGCTGTAATTTCAACTGCTTATGGTTTCAAAAAACCTGTGGTTATTACTAGAGTTGGTGCAATGCCGGAAATTGTTGACAACTGTGAAACCGGTTTAATAGTTCCACCTAAAGACTCTAAATCCTTAGCTAAAGCTATAATAAAATTATTGAATGATAAAAAATTAAGAAAAAAAATGGGTGAAAATGCCCAGAATAAACTTAAAACTGATCTTTCGTGGGATAACATAGCAAAAAAAACAATTGAAGTCTACCAAAGATCTATGTCTAAGAAATAATCCATCAAAAGGCCAAGAAATATAAATGACAACCCATTCCCCTAAATATAACAAATTTGCCAAAAACACATCTGGCATGTTCTTGATTAATATAATTATAAATTTAAGTACAATATTATTACTCGCAATACTAACAAAAAACATGCCCCTAAATGAGTATGGTCTTTGGGTTCAAATTACAACTACTACAGGATTAACAACCATATTTGCTTTATTAGGTTTGAATATCTCCATGTTAAGATATGTTTCTGGAGAAAAAAATAAAGATAAAATAAAAGAATGTTTTTATTCGATTTTCTTTATCGTGATAATGTCAGGTTTATTAGTGTCAAGTCTAATTTTTTTAATGTCAGACCAGATCGCCAACTTACTATTTGATGATAATTCTAATTTAGTTAAAATTTTATCAGCATACATCCTTTTCATTACTCTAAATACACTTATTTTAAATTTTTTTATTGGTTTACAGAAAATAAAAACTTATGGTCTATTATCATTTACAAAAGTTTCAATAAACATCATCATTGTATCTTTTTTTGTTGTTTTTTTACACTATGGAATTTACGGTGCGTTAATCGGAAGTATCTTGTCAGAACTTATATTGTTAATCATAAGCCTTTCACAAATAATATACAATATTGGAATAATATTCCCCCGATTAAACAATATTAAAGAATATTTATCATTAGGCCTACCAATTATACCTTCAACTATCTCTGATTGGGTAATTAATTCAAGTGACCGTTATTTGATTGGAATAATAATCGGAATTACCTTTGTCGGTTTGTACTCGCCTGCTTATACCCTAGGAAACCTCCTTTCAATGATATATGCCCCCATATCATCTATAATATTAACTTCGATATCTAAAGGTCATGGAGAAGAAGAACACTCATACGTTGAAGGATTGATTAAGAATTCAATCAAATATTATTTATTTATTGGAATACCTGTTTTTTTCGGCCTTTCAACACTATCTAAACCATTATTAACAATATTAACAACAACTGAAATCGCAAATTACTCTTTTTTTATAACCCCATTTACTGCTTTAACTTTTTTAGTGGTCGGCCTATATAACATAATAGTGAACATAATAGTCTTGAAAAAAAAGACGAAAATTGTTGGCATCACTTGGACTGGTGCTGCAGTCATAAATTTGATACTAAATCTAATCTTGATACCTATAATAGGAATATTAGGTGCAGCAATAGCAACATTGATTTCATACGTTTTAGCATTTTTTGTAGTTGCTTACAAATCTAACGAATATGTAAATATAAAAATTAGTTATATATTCATTTTTAAGACCATTATCTCATCAATTCCTATTTTAATTTTATATTGTATTTTGAACCCTATACAATTATTTGACATAATATTTTTCATTATGACTTCTTTTTTAGTTTATTTAATTATAATGTTAATCCTAAAAGGAATTGGTAAGAAAGAAGTTTTATTTATAAAAAATTTACTAAAATCATTTAATTTTGATATTTAATTATATTTATCAATTTTGGTATTGACCCTTTAGAATACTAGAAGTTTTATATATTATTTTATCATTATGCTAGAGAAGTGTAGTTCATGAGTGTGGCCCTAAACCTGGTTTTGTGGATTGGCTTGTCCTAATAAAACTGTGCAGATTACGGGAAAAATGAAAAGACAGATTTTAGTAATGGCTTACAAGACCCAAAATAGTATTGTTCATAAAATATTGCAGAACATGCTCTAAAAGTTTCACTTCACGTTCTACCAGAATATTACACGATTTAAGAACTGATGAAGAGACAATTTTTGGCTGTGAAAGTTTTTGAATGCATGAGCTATATGAATTAATAAGAGTCTATGGAAATCACCAATCACATTTGGAGCCTAAAAGAAATATTAACATCCCCTACCACGAAAACATGCACATGAAGGCCAATATTCAATTTTAGAATTTTAAAAAAAAATAATAGACTTACTTAATATTAACTATTAAAAAATATCTGAGAACCACCATTATCATAAATTTTATTTAATTCAAACATTTTTCTTTCACGGAATTGAACTAAAGTTTTATTATAAAATTGTCCATTAATCTGGAATCGATCATCAACAATATTCCTTGTATCTGCATATACAACCGAGTTTCGAGGTAAAGAAATATTTTGACGTAACAGACCAGGGGTACCTCGAATTTGCGCAAAAAGATTATATGCATTATCATCCGCATACAAAATTTGTTTAGTGTTAAGTGTTAAATTATTAATCCATTTTGCACTTGCTACATCCTTATCATTAAAAATAGGGTAATCAACCTTATTTTCAAAGGATATATTACTCGATTCACCAACTATTTGATATATAAATCCAGTATTGAACAAAAATAAGACCATTATGAAAACAGCGACAATGTGGTAGTTAAATTGTTTAATATGAATTTTTGAACCTAATATGTCATTAATTACTTGTAAAAACATAATTAACCCAATGACAAACATCGGTGCTATTATTAATAAAGAAATATGATACAATCGAGAAGTGTTCAAACTAGATCCGAAATATGGAATAAATATTCCTGCCAATAGAATTATGAAACTTGAAAATATAAACGCTAAAAAGATTCTATCAAATTTGAATTTTGATCTGCCCATAATAATCATTATTAAAGCAAATGAAATAAAAAATTGACTTAACAAATGAATGTATTTACTTATTTTGCTAAATAAAGAACTGGTTCCTGATTGAATCAGACTTAAACCTTGAGTTGAACCTCCCACATTAAAAATATCTGTGAATATTCCACTTGAAATTTTGTTTACCAATGATACTAACGAGATAAACGTTAAAGAAGATGTAAGATAAATATACCAAGCCAAAGTAAAGGTTACAAAAAAGAGCAGAAAGGTTAATGTTATATTGTTATTGAGAGAATTCGAATTAACTGAATGTTTTATATTACTAAATATTTTTTCAAATCGACTATTATCAATCATTGAAAGAATTAACACAGAAATGACAAGCATCAATATGAAAATATAAGTTAATCCATAATGTGAAACTATTAAACTTACTGCGAAAATTAAAAATAATATGGATTTTTTGATTTTTTCAATCTTAGCATCTACTATCAATAACAATAGTAATACAAAGAATAACTCAGCTATTTGTTGTTTTGCAAGCTGTGGCATTTCTTCATAGAATACAAATACCGAAACAAAGAAAAAACAAGCTAAAAAAGCAATTTTCGCTGAAGTTTGTTTTTTATATATTTGATATAATATTAGTGGTACGAAAGAATAAATAAATGGGTATATGACTTTGAAAACATAGTTAAGACTTATATTGGTAAAGATTGAATAAAACGGAGCAATAATAACAACACTTAACATAGAATTAGGTGTGGAAGAAGACATATAACTCAATAATGAATTATTCAAAACAATTGAAGCATAATAATATTCAAAATTTATATCCCAACCCCAAACATACTGGGATATTAGAGATCTGTGAAATAAAAGAGCCAAAGAAACAACAAATATCGCTAAAGGATAATATTCACTTTTTATTTTACCAAAAACAACCAAAAGTGGGATAATGGATATAATCAATATAAATAACAACATTATGAAATTATTCTGATAATAATTCATGAAAAATGTGCCAATTATTGCAATAAAAGGTAACAATAAGATGAATAGGTTAACTGGATTTATATTAATCTTTTTATTTAAATGAAATCCATCATCACGAAAATATGATATGATACACAGGATTATTGTAAAAATAGTCATTGTTAAAATTAAATAAAAGGGCGAAAGAGGTTTATTTATGCCTAAAATAGGATAAATAAGGTTAGATGAAAACCCGATGATCATTAGGGCAGTTAAGCTTAATCCCATTGCATAAGAAATAGACTCCATACTGCTTAAATCATGAATTTTCAGTATTCTAAGTATTAGGAATCCTGGAACAAATGTTAAGTAAATAAAACCAATAACTTCAGTAACAAATGGTAATCTTATGTTGAACATAGGCAGTATGATAGAACCTAAAAGAATGACCTGGATTGATAGCACTAAACTTAAAAACTTTTTTAATTTCCAATCATTAATTTGGAATATATTATCAATTGTTAACATGGTAATCATTAATATAAAATTTATTGTACTGTTTAA harbors:
- a CDS encoding class I SAM-dependent methyltransferase; translation: MKELQQGYPKLDLHKELLRSNLFIELEKFSNVFINQNKNHMEYYSKKWVADPFHWWSREWEYPYVYQEIKKSVSKKHDLNILDAGSGFTFFPFFISSKYNRATITCADNDKNLKNIFDKIKNDSVSFKYSDITNLQFEDNSFDLIYSISVLEHFKDYKKAINELNRVLDKDGTLILTFDVSLYGLADMSIKRSKKLIKYLLKYFKLDNGFDPIYELEIMDVDNLLSIKCPFKDPPLMQKMSSVFKNIIYSGNFTYHNKMTVFCLSLRN
- a CDS encoding glycosyltransferase family 4 protein; this encodes MRVLIISGGLPIDYTIQLGNSLNNKGEKLIILVDKEDLDEFGEYIENDVLILTKRKLKSFKLLLSNINILINLIKKIRQMEPDIIHIQGGDPLSIIILPFLKKHTLISTFHDVRVHPGVNPLLTRFVQFYLKKKSSAIIVHGKKLKEIFLRSNDFPADAVYPIKMGEINVKPFLKYYDEDIKEDDSILFFGWIGLHKGLIYLIKAAPLIKREFPNFKIVIAGQTGEGKTNREYFELCKRQISDDNYFVLYPYRISWKFGAELLQKCSLVVLPYIETSQSAVISTAYGFKKPVVITRVGAMPEIVDNCETGLIVPPKDSKSLAKAIIKLLNDKKLRKKMGENAQNKLKTDLSWDNIAKKTIEVYQRSMSKK
- a CDS encoding alpha/beta fold hydrolase, translating into MAGEKDVFTPTHHGMKINEIIPNSEMRIIDDGCHNLLVEKPVETYSVIKWFLDVFIR
- a CDS encoding oligosaccharide flippase family protein, with protein sequence MTTHSPKYNKFAKNTSGMFLINIIINLSTILLLAILTKNMPLNEYGLWVQITTTTGLTTIFALLGLNISMLRYVSGEKNKDKIKECFYSIFFIVIMSGLLVSSLIFLMSDQIANLLFDDNSNLVKILSAYILFITLNTLILNFFIGLQKIKTYGLLSFTKVSINIIIVSFFVVFLHYGIYGALIGSILSELILLIISLSQIIYNIGIIFPRLNNIKEYLSLGLPIIPSTISDWVINSSDRYLIGIIIGITFVGLYSPAYTLGNLLSMIYAPISSIILTSISKGHGEEEHSYVEGLIKNSIKYYLFIGIPVFFGLSTLSKPLLTILTTTEIANYSFFITPFTALTFLVVGLYNIIVNIIVLKKKTKIVGITWTGAAVINLILNLILIPIIGILGAAIATLISYVLAFFVVAYKSNEYVNIKISYIFIFKTIISSIPILILYCILNPIQLFDIIFFIMTSFLVYLIIMLILKGIGKKEVLFIKNLLKSFNFDI
- a CDS encoding DUF2206 domain-containing protein, producing MLTIDNIFQINDWKLKKFLSLVLSIQVILLGSIILPMFNIRLPFVTEVIGFIYLTFVPGFLILRILKIHDLSSMESISYAMGLSLTALMIIGFSSNLIYPILGINKPLSPFYLILTMTIFTIILCIISYFRDDGFHLNKKININPVNLFILLLPFIAIIGTFFMNYYQNNFIMLLFILIISIIPLLVVFGKIKSEYYPLAIFVVSLALLFHRSLISQYVWGWDINFEYYYASIVLNNSLLSYMSSSTPNSMLSVVIIAPFYSIFTNISLNYVFKVIYPFIYSFVPLILYQIYKKQTSAKIAFLACFFFVSVFVFYEEMPQLAKQQIAELFFVLLLLLIVDAKIEKIKKSILFLIFAVSLIVSHYGLTYIFILMLVISVLILSMIDNSRFEKIFSNIKHSVNSNSLNNNITLTFLLFFVTFTLAWYIYLTSSLTFISLVSLVNKISSGIFTDIFNVGGSTQGLSLIQSGTSSLFSKISKYIHLLSQFFISFALIMIIMGRSKFKFDRIFLAFIFSSFIILLAGIFIPYFGSSLNTSRLYHISLLIIAPMFVIGLIMFLQVINDILGSKIHIKQFNYHIVAVFIMVLFLFNTGFIYQIVGESSNISFENKVDYPIFNDKDVASAKWINNLTLNTKQILYADDNAYNLFAQIRGTPGLLRQNISLPRNSVVYADTRNIVDDRFQINGQFYNKTLVQFRERKMFELNKIYDNGGSQIFFNS
- a CDS encoding class I SAM-dependent methyltransferase — its product is MEWPKLLEYIDPKTDEVILDLACGTGELSVKLASYGCKIYGIDRSNNSINLAKKFAAKEQMSCDFQVGDAESLPYPSDFFDKIVSSCSLEHFDDDVTALKEMNRVLKLNGYVILSVDSFTYPISNELKEIHRKKFYVVNYYSLESLKEKLISNNFELIKSDYLIRSALSTFVYNYLIIKSGLSRSPIRDMRYLITLVAYPFCFISDKYLGISDKGYTLLVKSQKSSNKG
- a CDS encoding glycosyltransferase family 4 protein — encoded protein: MKVLYINQQLGFNLYGGVETQMIETMKHINSLTDDVMVKLFNMWGDKIEEYDIVHIFSPRTFPSESLSIANYAKSHGLKVVVSPIFFDSPIFVKETHNSLYALLWKFYKRLNKEFSEISYLNYINPNRHLEDLFKISDLLLPNTNDELKCLMKTFSQISEEKCNIIPNGVESRFKYGNTDVFMEKYGIDDFILFVGRLEPRKNVIKLIEAFVESELETKLVIIGKKTEAEEYGDLCQMKGNENVIFIPSLLHQSELLRSAYKAAKVVTLPSYLETPGLVALEAGLAGSNLVITEVGGTKEYFGDKAWYIDPRSKDSIREALVSSYATPKSHGLTKIIENNFTWDKIAKKTIEAYYKIYQ